A stretch of the Lolium perenne isolate Kyuss_39 chromosome 3, Kyuss_2.0, whole genome shotgun sequence genome encodes the following:
- the LOC127340921 gene encoding protein NEGATIVE REGULATOR OF RESISTANCE — protein MDAPTAAAKRKRTDADTDIAHVVEEASDAEVEEFYAILRRMRDASRRFVSRAGTGGRAGPASAPAWRPSFSWEDFAPPAAPMTTAPSTQQQQQRPTVDERVAENATPSRVTLDLNAEPEPEAPATPRPERVHA, from the coding sequence ATGGacgcgcccaccgccgccgccaagcgCAAGCGCACCGATGCCGACACCGACATCGCCCATGTCGTCGAAGAGGCCTCCGACGCTGAGGTGGAGGAGTTCTACGCCATCCTCCGCCGCATGCGCGACGCCTCGCGCCGTTTCGTGTCGAGAGCCGGAACTGGCGGTCGGGCTGGCCCCGCAAGCGCGCCGGCGTGGCGCCCCAGCTTCTCCTGGGAGGACTTCGCTCCACCTGCTGCCCCGATGACAACGGCGCCGTcgacgcagcagcagcagcagcggccaACCGTCGACGAGCGCGTTGCCGAGAACGCCACGCCGTCGCGCGTCACCCTAGACCTCAACGCCGAGCCGGAGCCCGAGGCGCCGGCCACCCCGCGCCCTGAGCGCGTCCACGCATAG